The Salvelinus namaycush isolate Seneca chromosome 8, SaNama_1.0, whole genome shotgun sequence genome has a segment encoding these proteins:
- the LOC120052677 gene encoding prohibitin-2-like — translation MANKEPNRFLTNLRDLASRMSGAGGKGAGIGLKLLIGAGALAYGVKEATFTVDGGQRAIIFNRIGGMQMDTVLAEGLHFRIPWIQYPIIYDIRARPRKIASLTGSKDLQMINIGLRVLSRPVAANLPAMYQQLGKDYDERVLPSIVNEVLKSVVAKFNASQLITQRAQVSLLIRRELFERAKDFNIILDDVAITELSFSREYTAAVEAKQVAQQEAQRAQFYVEKAKQDQRHKIIQAEGEAEAAKMLGQAVTKNPGYLKLRRIRAAQAIAKTVATSQNKVYLSADNLVLNLQDDSFNNLSLGKK, via the exons ATGGCGAATAAAGAGCCCAAC CGGTTCCTGACAAACCTGAGGGACCTGGCCAGTCGTATGTCTGGCGCGGGGGGCAAGGGAGCAGGAATAGGCCTCAAGCTGCTCATTGGGGCTGGAGCTCTGGCCTATGGGGTCAAAGAAGCTACATTCACAG TGGATGGAGGTCAGAGAGCAATAATCTTCAACAGAATCGGGGGCATGCAGATGGACACAGTGCTGGCTGAAGGACTGCACTTCAG GATACCATGGATCCAGTACCCCATAATCTATGACATCAGAGCCAGGCCCAGGAAGATTGCTTCACTAACTGGAAGCAAAG ATCTGCAGATGATTAACATTGGGCTGCGTGTGCTGTCCCGTCCTGTGGCCGCCAACCTGCCTGCCATGTACCAGCAGCTGGGGAAGGACTATGACGAGAGAGTACTACCCTCCATCGTCAACGAGGTGCTGAAGAGCGTGGTGGCCAAGTTCAATGCCTCGCAGCTCATCACTCAGAGAGCACAG GTGTCATTGTTGATTCGCCGAGAGCTGTTTGAGAGAGCCAAAGACTTCAACATTATCCTGGATGACGTGGCCATCACAGAGCTGAGCTTCAGCAGAGAGTACACAGCTGCCGTAGAGGCCAAACAAGTTG CCCAGCAGGAGGCCCAGAGAGCCCAGTTCTACGTGGAGAAAGCCAAACAAGACCAGAGACATAAGATTATCCAGgcggagggagaggcagaggctGCCAAGATG TTGGGACAAGCAGTGACTAAGAATCCTGGATACCTGAAGCTTCGACGAATTAGAGCTGCCCAGGCCATTGCTAAGACG GTGGCAACGTCCCAGAACAAAGTGTACCTTTCCGCAGACAACCTGGTCCTTAACCTCCAAGACGACTCTTTTAACAA TCTATCACTGGGAAAGAAGTAG